A genomic segment from Sulfitobacter mediterraneus encodes:
- a CDS encoding DUF4345 domain-containing protein gives MNTSMMTKILLAFSGLIAVGVGIGVLFLPHAFHASAGISVGDDVNLLNELRSPGAMILLAGAVILVGAFRSRLTVVALILSTAVYLSFGLSRIVSVVADGIPNAAMLQILGLELFIGGMSALLLYAVRGQNLRVLQQA, from the coding sequence ATGAATACCTCAATGATGACCAAGATCTTGCTGGCCTTCTCCGGGTTGATCGCTGTGGGGGTGGGAATTGGCGTTCTGTTTTTGCCGCATGCGTTTCACGCTTCGGCGGGGATCAGTGTGGGCGACGACGTGAATCTGCTCAATGAACTCAGATCGCCGGGCGCGATGATCCTTTTGGCTGGTGCCGTTATTCTGGTTGGCGCATTCCGGTCGCGACTTACGGTGGTGGCGTTGATCCTTTCCACAGCCGTGTATCTGTCGTTTGGGCTGTCTCGGATTGTGAGTGTGGTGGCGGACGGCATTCCAAACGCGGCGATGTTGCAGATTCTAGGGTTGGAGCTGTTTATAGGAGGGATGAGCGCGTTATTGCTTTATGCGGTAAGAGGGCAGAACCTGCGCGTTTTGCAACAGGCCTGA
- a CDS encoding AraC family transcriptional regulator, whose protein sequence is MSPADTHIPDPAAVAQPIGDPLGEVLHLLKLSGTFYCQTDLSAPWGFNVPKVDGVLAFIVVTEGQCWLEIGDRKPLLIGQGNLVLLTSGAPHILRSGPDAKTEDLASLPVRKITDAYETLHYGGGGDVTRAMYGIVRFDHAAGQRLMAMLPDVLKIDTWQGYAGTWLQSTLQFISNEARQLRPGGETVITRLADVVVIEAIRNWINTAPEANTGWLQALRDAQIGQAIMAMHRTPAEGWTVETLAKTAGMSRSAFSARFTALVGQSAMQYLTVWRMQLARQKLLETGLPLATIADSLGYTSEPAFSRAFKRVFGVSPGQIRHKKEASPAQ, encoded by the coding sequence ATGTCTCCTGCCGATACACATATCCCTGACCCCGCTGCCGTGGCCCAGCCGATTGGCGATCCCTTGGGCGAAGTGCTTCATCTTCTCAAGTTATCCGGCACATTCTACTGCCAGACGGACTTGTCCGCCCCTTGGGGGTTTAATGTGCCAAAAGTGGACGGTGTTCTGGCCTTCATAGTTGTCACAGAAGGCCAGTGTTGGTTGGAGATCGGGGACAGAAAACCACTGTTGATCGGCCAGGGTAATCTGGTCCTTCTGACCTCAGGCGCCCCGCACATCTTGCGCAGCGGTCCAGATGCCAAAACCGAAGATCTTGCCAGTCTCCCCGTACGCAAGATCACCGATGCCTATGAGACCTTGCATTATGGCGGCGGCGGCGACGTGACCCGCGCCATGTATGGAATTGTCCGGTTTGACCATGCGGCAGGCCAACGGCTGATGGCCATGTTGCCAGATGTTCTCAAAATTGACACTTGGCAAGGATACGCAGGCACATGGCTGCAAAGCACACTGCAGTTCATTTCAAACGAAGCACGGCAGTTGCGCCCCGGCGGCGAAACAGTGATCACCCGGCTGGCCGATGTGGTGGTTATCGAAGCGATCAGAAACTGGATCAACACCGCGCCGGAGGCCAACACCGGCTGGTTGCAAGCCCTGCGCGACGCCCAGATCGGCCAGGCCATCATGGCCATGCATCGCACCCCTGCTGAGGGATGGACGGTCGAAACCTTGGCCAAGACCGCCGGCATGTCCCGCTCTGCCTTTTCCGCGCGTTTCACGGCCCTCGTAGGGCAGTCAGCCATGCAATACCTCACAGTTTGGCGCATGCAACTGGCGCGTCAGAAGCTGTTGGAAACGGGGCTGCCTCTGGCCACAATCGCCGACAGCCTGGGCTACACGTCAGAACCCGCGTTCAGCCGCGCGTTCAAACGGGTTTTTGGCGTATCCCCGGGCCAAATTCGACACAAAAAGGAAGCCAGTCCCGCACAGTAA